Proteins co-encoded in one Brassica oleracea var. oleracea cultivar TO1000 chromosome C4, BOL, whole genome shotgun sequence genomic window:
- the LOC106341849 gene encoding cysteine-rich receptor-like protein kinase 10, translating to MSSRVTFFFLSFFSVFTCIKVSSHDLSLLYNFCPNTTTYSRNSTYYTNLKTLLASFSSPNSSYSTGFQSGKAGQAPDTVTGLFLCRGDVSQESCRNCVAFAVNESLTRCPNQSEAVLYYDECTLRYSHRNILSTLRTDGGYTLPNLNNIPRNQQDRFRDLVLSTLNQAAAKAVASSRKFDARKVNFTALQSLYGLVQCTPDLTGQDCLRCLQTSINQLPTERIGARLLLPSCGSRYELYPFYNESAVTTQTTT from the coding sequence ATGTCTTCGAGGGTCACTTTTTTCTTCCTTTCCTTTTTCTCCGTTTTCACTTGCATCAAAGTTTCTTCTCATGACCTTTCTCTCTTATATAACTTTTGTCCAAATACGACAACGTATTCAAGGAACAGCACTTACTACACCAATCTCAAAACCCTTTTGGCTTCCTTTTCTTCACCCAACTCTTCCTACTCCACCGGATTCCAAAGTGGTAAGGCGGGTCAAGCTCCCGATACCGTCACCGGACTTTTCCTATGCCGCGGAGATGTCTCGCAGGAAAGTTGCCGTAACTGCGTGGCCTTTGCCGTCAATGAATCCTTAACGCGGTGCCCGAATCAGAGCGAGGCCGTGCTCTATTACGATGAGTGTACGCTCAGATACTCTCACCGGAATATTCTCTCCACCCTTAGAACCGATGGTGGATATACCTTGCCTAACCTCAATAATATTCCACGTAATCAGCAAGACCGGTTCCGAGATTTGGTTTTGTCCACCCTGAACCAAGCGGCAGCCAAAGCAGTGGCCAGTTCCCGAAAATTCGATGCGAGGAAAGTCAATTTTACTGCCTTGCAGAGTTTGTACGGACTTGTTCAGTGCACTCCTGATTTGACGGGGCAAGACTGTTTGCGTTGTCTGCAAACGTCCATCAATCAGTTACCCACTGAAAGAATTGGGGCAAGACTTCTTTTGCCTAGCTGTGGTTCAAGATACGAGCTTTACCCGTTTTACAACGAATCTGCCGTTACAACACAAACCACCACCTGA